The Antedon mediterranea chromosome 11, ecAntMedi1.1, whole genome shotgun sequence genome window below encodes:
- the LOC140063033 gene encoding histamine N-methyltransferase A-like, producing MAFSKVLSSDPDYYVKAFEERTKRQQRKNVLVDWTNQLVKNQLIGSVTIGKRPLKVLGVGSGSGEVELGNISKLLEVFSSIEVTVLEPSKKYIDIYKESLEKSKLKGLTYQWRQQTLDEYRADVGASIKYDIIFSVNSLYYVDDLKDSLKYLYEILEHGGKYCVILVTETTGCYRLWKNFSSLYQSVASFNQISSREVIDGLKALNIGYELERTRNDIDVTECFNQGSIEGKYMIDFLSQVVNLRESVSESTYWEFVDFLKNISALQEGYGSKLWLESGWEATFVKKQ from the exons ATGGCATTTTCGAAAGTTCTTTCTTCCGATCCTGATTACTACGTGAAAGCATTCGAAGAACGGACAAAACGTCAACAGAGAAAGAATGTACTAGTTGATTGGACAAACCAACTGGTAAAAAATCAACTTATAGGATCTGTAACGATTGGTAAACGGCCATTAAAAGTACTTGGTGTTGGTAGCGGTTCGG gtGAGGTTGAACTTGGAAATATCTCGAAACTGCTGGAGGTTTTTTCATCGATAGAGGTTACTGTATTAGAACCTTCCAAAAAATACATAGACATCTACAAGGAATCCCTGGAGAAGAGTAAACTGAAAGGGTTAACATATCAGTGGCGACAGCAAACGTTGGATGAATATCGTGCTGATGTTGGAGCGAGTATCAAATATGATATAATCTTTTCTGTTAACTCTTTGTACTACGTTGATGATCTTAAAGATTCACTGAAGTATTTGTATGAAATACTAGAACACGGTGGGAAATATTGCGTCATTCTAGTAACCG AAACAACAGGGTGCTATCGATTGTGGAAGAACTTCTCTTCTCTGTATCAAAGTGTTGCTTCCTTTAATCAAATATCATCACGAGAAGTAATTGATGGCTTAAAAGCGCTCAATATTGGTTATGAATTAGAGAGAACTAGGAACGACATTGATGTTACTGAATGTTTCAACCAAGGGTCTATAGAAGGCAAATATATGATAGATTTCTTGAGTCAAGTGGTCAATCTACGCGAAAGTGTATCCGAATCAACCTATTGGGAATTCGTtgattttcttaaaaacataAGTGCTCTACAGGAAGGATATGGAAGTAAACTGTGGTTAGAAAGTGGATGGGAAGCAACATTTGTTAAAAAgcaataa